Proteins found in one Armatimonadota bacterium genomic segment:
- the recF gene encoding DNA replication and repair protein RecF has product MICAIEMRLLELLLTNFRNYESLHLQPDAGLNLITGENAQGKTNLLEAIYLLATGRSLRAGRDEELIRWGTEEATVRAHIQRERLLDVRVEVTLSRSQSRVVKVDGQTYRAATALGQFNVVLFSAMDLEVVRGQPADRRRYLDVEIGMLSPAYARALAGYRRALEQRNRLLKAIREGGGVITPSTIELLEAWDEQLVRYGSGVMIARERFISALRPLAQAAHSELSEGREQLDIRYAPAVEGQGEREQTAESFRQQLHQMRAEELRRGTTLVGPQRDDLLLLVDGKEARTYASQGQQRTVMLSLKRAEFELVVQERQEPPIVLLDDVMSDLDDRRRTQLLQMALRGAQAFITATSAETFPQEIFRAARMYRVESGRIEVLKEHGTP; this is encoded by the coding sequence ATGATTTGTGCTATAGAGATGCGTTTACTGGAACTACTCCTCACCAACTTCCGCAACTATGAGAGCCTGCATCTGCAACCGGATGCAGGCTTGAACCTCATCACAGGGGAAAACGCGCAGGGCAAGACCAATCTGCTCGAAGCCATTTATCTGCTGGCGACGGGTAGGTCGCTGCGCGCGGGGAGGGACGAAGAGCTGATCCGCTGGGGGACGGAAGAGGCAACGGTACGTGCGCATATCCAGCGGGAAAGGTTGCTGGACGTGCGGGTAGAGGTTACCCTTTCGCGCAGCCAGTCTCGCGTGGTGAAGGTGGATGGGCAAACTTACCGTGCCGCGACCGCGCTGGGACAGTTTAACGTGGTGCTCTTCAGCGCGATGGACCTGGAGGTGGTGCGCGGGCAACCGGCGGACAGGCGCAGGTATCTGGATGTGGAAATCGGGATGCTCAGCCCTGCGTATGCACGCGCACTGGCAGGCTATCGTCGAGCGCTGGAACAGCGTAATCGCTTGCTGAAAGCCATCCGCGAGGGCGGCGGAGTCATTACTCCCTCCACTATCGAACTGCTGGAAGCATGGGACGAGCAGCTGGTGCGCTACGGAAGCGGTGTCATGATAGCGCGAGAGCGTTTCATCAGCGCCCTGCGTCCGCTGGCACAGGCTGCTCATTCAGAACTTTCCGAAGGGCGCGAGCAACTGGATATTCGCTACGCCCCTGCGGTGGAGGGGCAGGGGGAGCGTGAGCAGACAGCAGAAAGCTTCCGCCAGCAGCTGCACCAGATGCGTGCGGAAGAACTGCGTCGCGGCACGACCCTTGTGGGACCGCAGCGCGACGACCTGCTGCTCCTGGTGGACGGGAAAGAGGCGCGCACCTACGCTTCGCAGGGACAGCAGAGAACCGTGATGCTGAGCCTCAAGCGTGCGGAGTTCGAACTCGTTGTGCAAGAACGTCAGGAACCACCTATTGTCCTGCTGGACGATGTGATGTCCGACCTGGACGACCGACGTCGAACGCAACTGCTACAGATGGCTCTGCGCGGAGCACAAGCCTTTATCACCGCCACCTCTGCCGAGACCTTTCCGCAGGAAATCTTTCGTGCCGCCCGAATGTATCGGGTGGAAAGCGGTCGTATCGAGGTTTTGAAAGAGCATGGCACGCCCTGA
- a CDS encoding phosphohydrolase: MITLQQVTLKDVRSYPKVRIYIDAANQQMAAIGYTEHGHRHAGVVSSVTRTICESLGYTPRQTELAAIAAYLHDIGNMVNRNMHPEVGAMIAMNILDEMGMDPREIAVVAAAIGNHEEDDGTPIDYASAAVIIGDKSDVHYSRVQNPRPETFDIHDRVNHAVQRSNLYVEPDRRIIRLDLEIDTTFASVMEYFEIFLSRMVMCRKAAEQLECRFCLRVNGVDLG; encoded by the coding sequence GTGATAACACTACAGCAGGTAACCTTGAAAGATGTGCGCAGTTATCCGAAGGTGCGCATTTACATAGACGCTGCGAACCAGCAAATGGCAGCGATTGGCTATACCGAACATGGGCACCGCCACGCGGGGGTGGTCTCGTCGGTGACGCGCACTATCTGCGAGTCGCTGGGTTACACGCCACGACAAACCGAGCTTGCAGCGATTGCCGCCTACCTGCATGACATCGGCAACATGGTCAACCGCAACATGCATCCCGAGGTTGGCGCGATGATCGCGATGAACATCCTCGACGAGATGGGAATGGACCCGCGCGAGATTGCGGTGGTCGCCGCCGCCATCGGCAATCATGAGGAAGACGACGGCACGCCGATCGATTACGCCTCTGCGGCGGTGATTATCGGGGACAAATCCGATGTGCACTACAGCCGTGTGCAGAACCCGCGCCCGGAGACCTTCGATATCCATGACCGCGTCAACCATGCGGTGCAGCGTTCCAATCTATACGTGGAACCCGACAGGCGTATCATCCGGCTGGACCTGGAGATTGATACCACTTTTGCCAGCGTGATGGAGTATTTCGAAATATTCCTGTCGCGCATGGTGATGTGTCGCAAGGCGGCGGAGCAGCTGGAATGCCGGTTCTGTTTACGGGTGAACGGGGTGGACCTGGGATAG
- the lpxK gene encoding tetraacyldisaccharide 4'-kinase codes for MIDRERLQWWQVLLVPFSILYGVGLKLYLWWRLSCQYKAKAVVISVGNLSVGGTGKTPAVIAICRHLQRKGFRVAVLSRGYGGTMSHAGGVVSDGERIFATSVQAGDEPLLIARKLPGVVVLVGKDRRKTARKATEQFGCDVLVLDDGFQYWQLHRDVELVLLDGERPFGNGWTLPAGVLREPVEHLHRADALLVQGDRAFCAHLAQMFPCTPCFTWQKSASGTRQLHHADILQQGSWLCGKRVFALAAIASFESFRQTLLHLGAQVVGTHSLPDHHRYTPEDILQAQHLARECGAETIMVTEKDAVKLEEMPPMLLDIPIWVLDIEAHFSEGFWRWLDGQVRAAQHCPSSQLSPTEGAL; via the coding sequence ATGATCGACAGGGAGCGGCTCCAGTGGTGGCAGGTTCTTCTGGTGCCCTTTTCCATACTGTATGGTGTGGGATTAAAACTCTATCTCTGGTGGAGGTTGTCCTGCCAGTACAAAGCGAAAGCTGTGGTCATCTCTGTGGGTAATCTTTCCGTAGGCGGCACGGGCAAGACGCCTGCGGTCATCGCCATCTGTCGCCACCTCCAGCGGAAAGGGTTCCGGGTAGCCGTGCTGAGCCGGGGATACGGTGGCACCATGAGCCACGCAGGCGGGGTAGTGTCCGACGGCGAGCGTATCTTCGCAACTTCTGTGCAGGCAGGTGACGAACCCCTGCTGATTGCCCGCAAACTGCCCGGTGTGGTGGTGCTGGTAGGCAAGGATCGCCGAAAAACCGCTCGCAAAGCCACCGAACAGTTCGGATGCGATGTACTGGTGCTGGACGATGGTTTCCAGTACTGGCAGTTGCACCGCGATGTGGAACTGGTGTTGCTGGACGGAGAGCGTCCATTCGGCAACGGCTGGACGTTACCCGCAGGCGTCCTGCGCGAGCCGGTGGAACACCTGCATCGAGCCGACGCATTGCTGGTGCAAGGCGATAGGGCGTTCTGCGCCCATCTGGCGCAGATGTTTCCCTGCACTCCCTGCTTCACCTGGCAAAAATCTGCTTCGGGCACCCGCCAGTTGCATCATGCCGACATTCTCCAGCAAGGCAGCTGGCTGTGCGGCAAGCGCGTTTTTGCCCTCGCCGCAATCGCCAGCTTCGAATCGTTCCGACAGACGCTTCTACACCTGGGCGCACAGGTTGTTGGCACGCACAGCCTACCCGACCACCATCGTTACACGCCCGAGGATATCCTGCAAGCACAACACCTCGCCCGCGAGTGCGGCGCCGAGACCATCATGGTCACCGAGAAGGATGCTGTGAAGCTGGAGGAGATGCCTCCCATGCTGCTGGACATCCCGATTTGGGTGCTGGATATCGAAGCGCATTTCTCTGAGGGTTTCTGGCGATGGTTGGACGGGCAGGTGCGTGCCGCTCAGCACTGCCCCTCAAGCCAGCTCTCCCCGACAGAAGGGGCACTCTGA